The following proteins are co-located in the Acidicapsa acidisoli genome:
- a CDS encoding LutC/YkgG family protein, giving the protein MQTTNSSRETILGAIRNSLPKDKVEHPRIPHFQRSGERLKTEFERHLQEAGGVAHDVATVAEAEARLMTLHPGAKVICSAVPEIAGTRRAEDRDPHEFADVDVGIVRALFGVAESGAVWLTQEDLVVDALAFLSQHLIVLLDPEQIVSDMHEAYRRVRLDETAFGCFMMGPSATADVEATLVHGAQGARSLNLFFLPPAQMPVVPASTKTSRPEPGA; this is encoded by the coding sequence ATGCAGACGACGAACAGTAGCCGCGAGACAATTCTAGGGGCAATCCGCAACAGCCTTCCGAAGGATAAAGTGGAGCATCCTCGGATTCCGCACTTCCAACGGTCGGGCGAACGGCTCAAGACAGAGTTTGAACGGCATCTTCAAGAAGCCGGAGGAGTCGCACACGACGTCGCCACCGTGGCCGAGGCCGAAGCTAGGTTGATGACGCTTCATCCCGGAGCAAAAGTGATTTGCTCAGCTGTGCCCGAAATCGCAGGCACACGCAGAGCGGAGGATCGCGATCCACACGAATTTGCCGACGTAGACGTGGGCATCGTTCGTGCACTGTTTGGTGTTGCAGAGAGCGGCGCCGTTTGGCTGACGCAGGAGGACCTGGTCGTGGATGCTCTCGCATTCCTCTCGCAGCATCTCATCGTGTTACTCGATCCGGAACAGATCGTGTCTGACATGCACGAGGCTTATCGTCGCGTGCGCCTCGATGAAACAGCCTTCGGGTGTTTCATGATGGGCCCGTCGGCCACCGCTGACGTGGAAGCAACTCTGGTGCACGGAGCTCAGGGAGCTCGCTCTCTGAACCTATTCTTCCTGCCACCCGCACAAATGCCTGTTGTACCGGCCTCTACGAAAACCTCACGGCCTGAACCAGGAGCGTAG
- a CDS encoding cytochrome ubiquinol oxidase subunit I translates to MDNFIAARSQMGMSLAFHIIFATIGVSLPLMMTISEWRWRSTGDPVYLLLAKRWAKGTTILFAVGAVSGTVLSFELGLLWPRFMQYAGAVIGMPFSLEGFAFFTEAIFLGIYLYGWDRVPGWFHLLSGIIVTISGVLSAIFVTLVNGWMNTPTGFDIVAGKFENIHPFVAMLNPAGIPEAVHMVLAAYTAAGFATAGIHGWLLLRGGRNRFNEAGLGIALLIGGSAVLLQSMSGDALARMVAAKQPMKLASLEGQFQTETGAPLRIGGIPFPDKRETKYAIEIPHALSLLGFHDPNALIKGLDQEPESDWPDVRAVHICFQIMVGCGSLLSLFAVAAGWLAWKKPPLIEHKVFLKTLVLVSPLGFVALEAGWMVTELGRQPWIIYHLMRTKDAVTSMPNVTITFLVMTALYVVLGIIVVWLLSRHVIATPKGKELERSEVLV, encoded by the coding sequence ATGGACAACTTCATTGCAGCCCGATCCCAGATGGGGATGTCTTTAGCATTCCATATCATCTTCGCGACGATCGGAGTTTCGTTGCCCTTGATGATGACAATCTCCGAATGGCGGTGGAGGTCGACCGGCGATCCGGTCTACCTCTTACTGGCAAAGCGCTGGGCGAAGGGGACAACCATCCTTTTCGCCGTCGGCGCCGTCTCCGGCACCGTCCTGTCCTTTGAACTCGGCCTCTTGTGGCCACGGTTTATGCAGTATGCCGGTGCAGTCATTGGGATGCCGTTTTCATTGGAAGGTTTCGCCTTCTTTACCGAGGCAATTTTTCTCGGGATCTACCTGTACGGTTGGGACCGGGTGCCCGGATGGTTTCATCTCCTTTCGGGCATCATCGTCACGATCAGCGGTGTGCTCTCTGCCATATTCGTCACGCTTGTGAACGGGTGGATGAATACACCAACGGGCTTCGATATCGTAGCCGGCAAGTTCGAGAACATTCATCCGTTTGTTGCGATGCTCAATCCAGCCGGAATTCCGGAAGCCGTACACATGGTTCTGGCGGCGTATACGGCAGCCGGTTTTGCAACCGCCGGTATTCATGGCTGGCTTCTCCTGCGTGGCGGTAGAAATCGCTTCAATGAGGCTGGGCTTGGAATCGCGTTACTCATCGGTGGTTCAGCGGTTCTTCTTCAGAGTATGAGTGGCGATGCTCTCGCTCGCATGGTGGCGGCGAAGCAACCGATGAAGCTGGCCAGTCTTGAGGGTCAGTTCCAGACCGAAACCGGCGCACCGCTTCGCATCGGAGGGATCCCCTTTCCAGACAAACGCGAAACGAAATACGCAATCGAAATACCGCATGCTCTGAGTCTTCTCGGATTCCATGATCCCAACGCGCTGATCAAAGGACTCGATCAGGAACCGGAATCCGACTGGCCTGACGTGCGGGCGGTGCACATCTGTTTTCAGATCATGGTTGGCTGTGGCAGCCTATTGTCCCTCTTTGCTGTTGCGGCGGGCTGGCTCGCCTGGAAGAAACCTCCACTCATCGAACACAAGGTTTTTCTCAAAACGCTCGTTCTGGTCAGTCCTCTCGGTTTCGTCGCACTGGAGGCGGGATGGATGGTAACGGAGCTCGGCCGTCAGCCCTGGATCATTTACCACCTCATGCGTACCAAAGATGCGGTAACTTCCATGCCGAACGTTACGATCACCTTCCTCGTGATGACGGCGCTCTACGTGGTTCTTGGAATCATCGTTGTCTGGTTGCTGAGCAGGCATGTGATCGCAACGCCAAAAGGAAAAGAACTTGAACGATCGGAGGTTCTGGTATGA
- a CDS encoding cytochrome d ubiquinol oxidase subunit II translates to MSTDVILAAVMLVALVIYSLLGGADYGAGFWDLMCSGPRQQDQRDVISRAIQPVWETNHIWLILVVVLTFAGFPAAFSEISLGLAVPIFLILLGIVLRGSSYVFRAYFTGSVGTQLYWGKVFSISSSMTPLFLGIVIGAISSSTVLVKDGISENGFLRTWFHPFPLIVGALSLSLFAYLSACYLTIETGDPALQNDFRNRALFSGFVSLMAAFATYVVAENAAQGIRDGLSRAPYVWLIEAGGAIAALVAYQALWTRRYQRARIAAAAQVALIVFGWGVTQYPYLVRPELTIVNSAAPSNIVSDLVIAVAIGALVLIPSLILLMLVFKTHRESRSVDADTTLV, encoded by the coding sequence ATGAGTACAGATGTCATTCTTGCTGCGGTAATGCTCGTCGCGCTCGTGATCTATTCCTTGCTTGGCGGAGCCGACTACGGGGCTGGATTCTGGGATCTCATGTGCTCCGGGCCGCGTCAGCAAGACCAGCGTGACGTGATCTCAAGAGCAATCCAGCCAGTGTGGGAGACGAATCATATCTGGCTCATCCTGGTCGTCGTCCTAACGTTCGCCGGCTTTCCGGCTGCGTTCAGTGAGATCAGTCTGGGTCTCGCCGTTCCAATCTTTCTTATTCTCCTTGGCATTGTTTTGCGTGGTTCATCGTATGTCTTCCGCGCCTATTTCACGGGAAGCGTTGGAACACAGCTCTATTGGGGTAAGGTCTTCTCCATATCGAGCAGCATGACCCCGCTATTTCTTGGGATCGTGATCGGAGCGATATCCAGCAGCACCGTGCTGGTGAAGGACGGCATCAGTGAAAATGGCTTCCTGAGAACGTGGTTCCATCCCTTCCCGCTGATCGTCGGCGCGCTTTCGCTCTCACTCTTCGCTTATCTATCGGCCTGTTATCTCACTATCGAAACAGGCGATCCAGCGCTCCAGAACGATTTTAGGAACCGCGCTCTATTCTCAGGATTTGTTTCCCTGATGGCTGCCTTTGCAACCTACGTCGTCGCAGAGAATGCCGCGCAGGGAATCCGCGATGGCCTGTCTCGCGCACCCTATGTTTGGCTGATTGAGGCAGGCGGCGCTATCGCGGCGCTTGTTGCGTACCAGGCTCTCTGGACAAGGCGATATCAGCGCGCCAGAATAGCGGCTGCAGCGCAGGTTGCTCTCATCGTATTCGGCTGGGGCGTTACACAGTATCCCTATCTCGTCCGACCCGAACTCACGATTGTCAACAGCGCAGCACCCTCCAACATTGTGTCGGACCTGGTGATCGCTGTCGCAATAGGCGCCTTGGTTCTCATCCCGTCGCTCATCCTGCTGATGCTTGTCTTCAAAACGCATCGCGAATCAAGATCAGTTGACGCCGATACAACGCTTGTCTAG
- the budA gene encoding acetolactate decarboxylase, translated as MPLLVPISKSLQTALEKLSRETGEPITHLISNALSHCFDVPQHTLFQVSTSGALVQGIYKRAVSSSFLLNYGDFGLGTFENLDGEMVVLDGAIYQARSDGKVLNITDDAGTPFAVVTHFTADQDQSIVSASSFAEITKICDRYRDSDNLFYAFRIDGHFTHIHTRAMKATLDGLPLAKAAAIQPEFEFVDVDGTLVGLWAPQFSSALNIAGYHFHFLSEDRTKGGHLLECSGKNLRVRVDRLNDFHLSLPESEEFLRADLTKDASEDLAYAEQLHKKENA; from the coding sequence ATGCCTTTGCTTGTTCCAATTTCGAAGTCATTGCAGACCGCACTTGAAAAATTATCTAGAGAGACGGGAGAGCCCATCACTCACCTCATTTCGAACGCACTCTCCCACTGCTTTGATGTACCGCAGCACACGCTCTTCCAGGTCTCAACTTCGGGAGCTCTTGTTCAGGGGATTTACAAGCGAGCTGTGTCGAGCAGCTTCTTACTAAACTACGGCGACTTTGGGCTTGGAACCTTTGAGAACCTTGACGGCGAGATGGTTGTGCTTGACGGAGCAATCTATCAGGCGCGCAGTGATGGCAAAGTCTTGAACATTACCGATGATGCGGGGACCCCTTTCGCGGTCGTAACGCACTTTACCGCGGACCAGGATCAGTCCATTGTGAGTGCATCGAGCTTCGCGGAGATCACCAAAATCTGCGACCGGTATCGTGACTCGGACAATCTCTTTTACGCCTTCCGCATCGACGGTCACTTCACGCACATCCACACTCGGGCTATGAAGGCGACGCTCGATGGACTTCCACTAGCCAAAGCGGCGGCTATCCAACCGGAGTTTGAATTTGTGGATGTCGACGGAACTCTTGTGGGCCTTTGGGCGCCGCAGTTTTCGAGTGCCCTCAACATCGCAGGGTACCACTTCCACTTCCTGTCTGAAGACCGGACGAAGGGAGGTCATCTCCTTGAATGCAGTGGCAAGAACCTCCGAGTTCGCGTGGACAGGCTGAATGACTTCCATCTGTCTCTTCCGGAATCGGAAGAGTTCCTGCGAGCAGATCTCACCAAGGACGCGTCGGAAGACCTTGCCTATGCAGAACAACTTCACAAAAAGGAAAACGCCTAA
- the alsS gene encoding acetolactate synthase AlsS has translation MSTEKNLSEQQTGADIVVKTLEQHDVKWVFGVPGAKIDKVFNTLVDSPIKTVVCRHEQNAAFIAGGIGRMTGKAGVAIATSGPGVSNLVTALATANTEGDPVIALGGAVALSDRLKKIHQTMDSVSLCKPVTKYSVEVDSPESVSEVMTNAFRSAESDRPGAAFVSLPMDIMLAPSKCEVLTPPAYSGAGPADTTAIQEAARLINQAKRPVVLLGLLASKPQNAAAVHEFIESGKLPVIGTFQAAGAVAANLFGNFGGRVGQINNQPADTILAAGDLVITIGYDPVEYWPSIWNQGNRRPIIHLDTLPADIDNSYSPAVELIGDIAATLRLLTPQVSDSTPEPSIKRLLEQIAQEREGLARSSAALNGTPVHPLRLVSELQKILTPDTTLCLDMGSFHLWMARHLYSFRARQILISNGQQTLGVALPWAIAATLVRPAEKVLSISGDGGFLFSAMELETAVRLQSNLVHMIWIDGTYDMVATQERQKYGRPSGIEFGPVDPVKYADAFGARGFMIQSPDQISPVLQKAFDTPGPVLIGVHVDYRDNHKLFEQVNERSVH, from the coding sequence ATGTCAACGGAAAAGAACCTAAGTGAGCAGCAAACAGGCGCAGATATCGTTGTCAAAACGCTCGAACAGCATGACGTGAAGTGGGTATTCGGAGTTCCGGGCGCGAAGATCGACAAGGTCTTCAATACGCTCGTCGACTCTCCGATCAAGACTGTCGTCTGCCGTCATGAGCAGAACGCAGCCTTCATTGCTGGAGGGATTGGACGCATGACCGGCAAAGCCGGCGTTGCGATTGCGACCTCCGGACCTGGAGTTTCGAATCTTGTTACGGCCTTGGCTACGGCCAACACTGAAGGCGACCCAGTGATCGCCTTGGGCGGCGCGGTAGCTCTCTCCGACAGATTGAAGAAGATTCATCAGACGATGGACTCCGTGAGTCTCTGCAAGCCTGTCACCAAGTACAGCGTTGAAGTGGACTCACCAGAGTCCGTCTCCGAGGTAATGACGAATGCGTTTCGCAGCGCCGAATCCGACCGCCCAGGAGCGGCCTTTGTAAGTCTGCCAATGGACATCATGCTGGCGCCCTCCAAGTGCGAGGTTCTTACCCCTCCAGCATACTCTGGCGCCGGTCCTGCCGATACGACCGCTATCCAAGAAGCTGCGCGGCTTATCAATCAAGCGAAGAGACCTGTGGTCCTGCTCGGCTTACTAGCAAGTAAACCGCAAAACGCAGCTGCCGTTCATGAATTCATCGAAAGCGGAAAGCTACCGGTGATCGGAACATTTCAGGCCGCCGGAGCGGTCGCCGCGAATCTCTTCGGTAACTTTGGCGGAAGAGTCGGCCAGATCAACAACCAACCCGCCGACACAATCCTTGCCGCAGGCGACCTGGTGATCACAATCGGATACGATCCCGTGGAATACTGGCCCTCCATTTGGAATCAAGGCAACAGGCGGCCCATCATACATTTGGATACTCTGCCAGCTGACATTGATAACTCATATAGTCCAGCGGTCGAACTGATTGGGGATATTGCCGCGACGCTTCGGCTGCTGACGCCTCAGGTTTCCGACTCCACTCCAGAACCGTCGATCAAACGGCTACTGGAACAAATTGCTCAAGAACGTGAGGGGCTTGCACGGTCATCTGCTGCGCTGAATGGCACTCCGGTTCATCCCCTACGGCTTGTTTCCGAATTGCAGAAGATTCTGACACCGGACACGACCCTTTGCTTAGACATGGGTTCCTTCCATCTCTGGATGGCCCGACATCTCTATAGCTTCCGAGCGCGACAGATTCTTATCAGCAACGGCCAACAGACATTGGGTGTAGCCCTTCCCTGGGCGATTGCAGCAACACTCGTTCGCCCTGCAGAAAAGGTCTTGTCGATCTCAGGCGATGGTGGTTTTCTCTTTTCCGCGATGGAGCTTGAAACAGCGGTACGACTCCAATCGAATCTCGTACACATGATCTGGATTGACGGAACATATGACATGGTCGCCACTCAGGAAAGGCAGAAGTACGGTCGCCCCTCCGGCATAGAATTTGGCCCCGTCGACCCAGTAAAGTATGCGGATGCCTTCGGAGCGCGTGGATTCATGATTCAGTCCCCGGACCAGATCAGCCCGGTACTGCAGAAGGCGTTCGATACACCTGGGCCTGTGCTTATTGGAGTTCATGTCGACTATCGCGACAATCACAAACTCTTTGAGCAGGTGAACGAGCGAAGTGTCCACTAG
- a CDS encoding TolC family protein produces MSIWTTVSLLLLLLTGDVFAQSAPASPGQPAHFAGEREIEDSAKQFVGFRFSIQQDQTYTLAELVNLAEEHNPATRVAWQTARAQMAALGVARSELYPTVAAVALSQTNRSEVLFGSQFDRQTVQSFSGALDLNYTIFDFGGRAGRITAARSDLLAANFAFNDTHRKIINEVTEAYDRLLNAAGQVEAARASLRNAQTVQQAAEDRLNNGLATLPDVLEARSAAAQAQYDLQAALGIEKNTRGDLAAALGTRPTDAIRVQPIDQLTIPEALDDSVGQAMDRAFEQRPDLMQHVAEVRKANAGVKEARAAYYPAFSITATPSAQSLYGLQQQLPWAHTADLHGELQLRLNWTLFDGGKRKNNLAQAQAKLRAAEAGVNVTRDNIADEVWKAYSNLETALGQRQAAAALLSAADQSYSAVLESYNDGVRNLLDVTAAQATLANARSADVLARAQVLTSLADLVFETGDSLQSSARSPKP; encoded by the coding sequence ATGAGCATTTGGACTACAGTTTCGCTCTTACTTCTTCTTCTTACCGGAGATGTGTTTGCCCAGAGTGCTCCGGCCTCACCCGGGCAACCAGCCCATTTCGCCGGAGAGCGGGAAATCGAAGACTCTGCAAAGCAGTTTGTTGGATTCAGATTCAGCATTCAACAGGACCAAACATACACATTGGCGGAACTGGTTAACTTGGCCGAGGAACACAATCCGGCAACTCGTGTTGCTTGGCAGACGGCCCGTGCTCAAATGGCAGCTCTCGGCGTGGCACGCAGCGAACTGTACCCAACGGTCGCGGCTGTGGCACTCTCTCAGACAAATCGTTCGGAAGTCCTCTTCGGTAGTCAGTTTGATCGCCAGACTGTTCAGTCTTTTAGTGGAGCCTTAGATCTGAACTACACAATATTCGACTTTGGAGGGCGTGCCGGTCGCATCACGGCAGCACGATCAGATTTGCTCGCAGCCAACTTTGCGTTTAACGATACACATCGAAAAATCATCAATGAAGTGACTGAAGCTTATGATCGATTGCTCAACGCGGCTGGTCAGGTAGAGGCGGCTCGGGCAAGTCTCAGGAACGCCCAAACCGTTCAGCAAGCAGCCGAGGATCGTCTTAACAACGGTCTCGCGACTTTGCCGGATGTACTAGAAGCGCGAAGCGCGGCCGCTCAGGCGCAATACGATCTGCAAGCCGCTCTTGGGATTGAGAAGAACACTCGCGGGGATTTGGCAGCTGCATTGGGAACACGTCCCACCGACGCGATTCGAGTTCAGCCCATCGACCAACTTACTATTCCCGAAGCGCTTGACGATTCCGTTGGCCAGGCAATGGATCGGGCATTCGAACAACGGCCAGACCTTATGCAGCATGTGGCTGAAGTTCGAAAAGCAAACGCCGGCGTTAAAGAGGCGCGGGCTGCTTATTATCCGGCTTTTTCTATCACCGCTACTCCCAGTGCGCAATCGTTATATGGCTTGCAGCAGCAGCTTCCCTGGGCACACACGGCGGATCTGCATGGGGAACTGCAGTTGAGACTGAACTGGACCTTGTTTGACGGTGGCAAACGGAAAAATAATCTGGCGCAAGCGCAAGCCAAGCTACGCGCGGCTGAAGCAGGAGTGAACGTTACCCGAGACAACATTGCGGACGAAGTCTGGAAAGCTTATTCCAATTTGGAGACCGCGCTTGGCCAACGGCAAGCTGCTGCCGCTCTTCTCAGCGCGGCCGATCAATCATATTCCGCCGTGTTGGAGTCCTACAACGATGGTGTCCGCAACCTGCTGGACGTAACGGCCGCCCAGGCAACACTGGCAAATGCTCGCTCGGCTGATGTTTTGGCGCGTGCGCAAGTCCTCACGAGTTTGGCAGATCTGGTCTTCGAGACCGGAGACTCGCTGCAATCAAGCGCCAGGAGCCCTAAGCCATGA
- a CDS encoding YtcA family lipoprotein, with amino-acid sequence MSILLTVLARWIFQHLRVVVAPQILIYPSLTAAFASALWLIFFC; translated from the coding sequence ATGTCGATCCTGCTTACAGTTCTCGCTCGGTGGATTTTCCAGCACCTACGTGTTGTGGTCGCTCCTCAGATTTTGATTTATCCAAGCCTGACCGCCGCTTTTGCATCCGCATTGTGGCTTATTTTCTTTTGCTAA
- a CDS encoding efflux RND transporter periplasmic adaptor subunit → MESNSSIRERLSRQISLGIVVVAIALGLGVLWRLTYHPRTDDAEVFANFIGIASQVEGPITRLNVRDNQFVKKGELLFEIDDRPYRYALEKALSDQAALEGQIEDEQRKIAALVSGVSISRANIHSSQADIERWAAAIDQARADLANAEQGVNRARAEWTYTNNNLHRIEPLLAKQFVTVDQVDRARASEVAQAEALKQAQSQLLLSQAGLKSTLAQYEHSKAVLEESHAQHEQSIHAVTTLEPLTNQRGARTSAVETARYNLSNCQVYAPFDTRVTNLTISEGAYARVGQQVFTLIDARTWWAIGNFREGTLQHIEPGMRADVFLPSRPNIRLSGVVDSIGFGTTPDPDVFGRLEPGLPDAQRTLNWVHLASRFPVRVRVENPPPGLFRVGESAVVEIRGH, encoded by the coding sequence ATGGAATCAAATTCGTCGATTAGGGAGCGGCTCAGTCGACAGATCAGTCTTGGCATTGTGGTAGTCGCTATTGCTTTGGGTCTTGGAGTGCTGTGGAGGTTGACTTATCATCCACGAACAGATGATGCCGAGGTTTTTGCGAATTTTATTGGCATTGCGTCACAAGTAGAGGGCCCGATCACCCGCCTGAACGTGCGCGACAACCAGTTCGTTAAGAAAGGCGAGTTGCTCTTCGAAATCGATGACCGGCCATACAGGTACGCTCTCGAGAAAGCCCTGTCTGATCAAGCTGCACTCGAAGGACAAATTGAGGACGAGCAGCGAAAGATTGCAGCACTGGTGAGCGGCGTTTCTATTTCACGGGCTAATATCCATAGCTCGCAGGCTGACATCGAGCGGTGGGCAGCGGCAATCGATCAGGCCCGCGCAGATTTGGCAAACGCAGAGCAGGGCGTGAACAGGGCTAGAGCAGAGTGGACCTACACAAACAACAATCTGCACAGGATTGAGCCCTTGCTGGCAAAACAGTTTGTCACGGTAGACCAGGTCGATAGAGCGCGAGCATCCGAGGTTGCTCAGGCAGAAGCCCTGAAGCAAGCACAGTCGCAATTGCTGCTCTCACAGGCAGGATTGAAATCGACCTTAGCGCAGTACGAACACTCCAAGGCGGTCCTAGAAGAGAGCCATGCCCAGCATGAGCAATCGATACATGCCGTAACCACGCTCGAACCGCTCACCAATCAGCGTGGCGCCCGGACATCGGCAGTAGAAACTGCTCGCTACAATCTCAGTAATTGCCAGGTCTATGCGCCGTTCGATACGCGAGTGACCAACCTTACGATCTCGGAGGGCGCCTACGCGCGTGTTGGGCAGCAGGTTTTTACGCTCATCGATGCGCGTACATGGTGGGCGATCGGTAATTTTCGCGAAGGTACGCTACAGCATATCGAGCCTGGCATGCGGGCAGACGTTTTTCTGCCGTCGAGGCCGAACATTCGCCTTTCCGGAGTGGTGGACAGTATCGGTTTCGGCACAACTCCGGATCCTGATGTCTTTGGCCGTTTAGAACCAGGGCTTCCTGACGCGCAGCGAACACTCAATTGGGTGCATCTGGCATCGCGATTTCCTGTCCGTGTTCGTGTCGAAAATCCCCCTCCCGGATTGTTTCGAGTAGGTGAGTCGGCGGTTGTTGAGATTCGTGGGCATTGA